In a single window of the Hypanus sabinus isolate sHypSab1 chromosome 15, sHypSab1.hap1, whole genome shotgun sequence genome:
- the LOC132405216 gene encoding histamine H2 receptor-like, whose translation MESNLTITSESEHRSVFSTILVGLVFGMITLITIFGNVLVCLVVGLNRHLQSHTNCLIVSLAATDLLLGLLVMPFSTTLELLNSEWPFGSTFCNIYTSLDVMLSTASILNLFVISLERYLAVTAPLRYITVITPKRVVISLGLIWSISIMFSFLPINMGWNTKDLLVQSSNATNDCHLELNTTYAIVDAFITFYIPLVIMSLTYYKIFKIARRQARRINNASKCRILKEHKATVTLAAVMGVFIICWFPYFTVFLHEGISGIRTDKTTFVVVLWLGYVNSGLNPIVYAVLNREFRMAYQKLLFCRKRNAHKKGSHIIYRSCQSRNEQCHQLVQILDDNEHSSDITKDIGISKEESER comes from the coding sequence ATGGAGAGCAATCTGACTATCACCAGTGAATCTGAACATAGGTCTGTGTTCTCCACAATCCTGGTTGGGCTTGTGTTCGGCATGATTACACTAATAACAATCTTCGGCAATGTGTtggtgtgcttagtggtggggttgAACCGTCATCTTCAGAGCCATACCAACTGTCTTATTGTGTCCCTGGCGGCAACTGACCTACTGCTGGGTTTGCTGGTCATGCCTTTCTCCACAACCTTAGAGCTGCTTAATTCAGAATGGCCTTTTGGGTCCACCTTCTGTAATATCTACACCAGCTTGGATGTCATGCTGTCCACCGCTTCTATCCTCAATCTGTTTGTGATCAGCCTCGAGCGCTACCTCGCAGTCACCGCCCCTCTGAGGTACATCACGGTCATTACTCCAAAGCGGGTTGTCATCTCACTCGGACTGATTTGGAGCATTTCCATCATGTTCTCATTTTTGCCCATCAACATGGGATGGAATACCAAAGATCTGTTAGTGCAAAGCTCAAATGCAACCAATGACTGCCACTtagaactgaacacaacctatgccATTGTGGATGCATTCATCACCTTTTATATTCCTTTAGTCATCATGAGTTTAACTTATTACAAAATATTCAAAATTGCAAGGAGACAGGCCAGAAGAATCAACAACGCCAGCAAATGTAGAATTCTGAAGGAGCataaggcaacagtaactctagCAGCAGTGATGGGAGTCTTCATTATTTGCTGGTTCCCTTATTTTACAGTGTTTCTCCATGAAGGGATTTCAGGAATTCGAACCGACAAGACCACTTTTGTTGTGGTGCTATGGTTGGGTTATGTGAACTCAGGTCTGAATCCCATAGTGTACGCTGTACTCAATCGGGAATTCCGCATGGCATACCAGAAGCTACTGTTTTGCAGGAAAAGGAATGCACACAAGAAGGGATCGCACATCATCTATCGGTCCTGTCAGTCCAGGAATGAACAGTGTCACCAGTTGGTCCAAATCCTGGATGATAACGAGCATAGCTCTGACATTACTAAAGATATTGGCATCAGCAAAGAAGAGTCTGAAAGGTAA